The DNA sequence GGGAAAGATGTCAAGACTGTATTAGAGAGTGTTGAGGATCTTTATCCCGACAACAATAACTTCCCGGGTTTACAAGCACCTCAGGATCTCGAAATAGGTGAATCTGCGAATGAAGGTGCCTATACTGATGAAAATGCGGCCTTACCTGTAGCGTCCGATAGTTCAGATGACGATAACATTGCCGATCTTTTCTCGGAAGGTaacgatgaagaggaaagagatgttTTTGACGACCCTCTGGCAGATGTATTTTCTGAGCTACCCTCTGACGAACACCGAGAGCCGAATGCGCCCCTGGCTCACACTTCCACCGATTATAAGCCATTCTTCGACCGGACAGAAGGCTCTTCAAGCAGACATAGTACTAACTCTTATGCACAAGGTCAGCTGGAACATATCAATAGCCAGGCGAAGATCAGAGAGGACATACGGAGGGCAGAGAGAACCCTCAAGCGTTCAGAAAGTGAAGTAATTGATCATGTCCACTTTAACAAGCGGCCGAAGTACGCCCCGAAAAGTCGCGTCCAAAATTCGGAACATCATAATGAAGAATGGGTTCAACATGAAGGTGATCGATCTTCCAATGTCAAATTCGAGGATATGGATCCTAGGCATGAACCATCTAAGGGTTCGCCTTCGCAGTCACAGCCTCTTACACAATCAAGGGGTTATCCCAAAGGCAGCGGACAGAACAGCAGGCTCAGTTTTCCAGTCGTCAAGGATCCAAACGACCCCATGACTATCTTGCGCTTCAGCCAGGATGGTGGTCCTTCAAAGGCAACGCGGGAGTTAGCAGACTTAGCCGAACCCAATATAGACGCTTCGGAAGATGCGAGCGAAGATAAGAGCTCGCTGCCATTACTAGTGTTGTCCACAGAAAGCAAGTCCAATGAATCAAGCTCTTTTCTATCAGTGATGGCACCGATGATCTATGAAACTTTCAACATACCACAGAACACGCGGATATGCTGTTTACGGCGCCCCTGCCCCAGTCCTAGTGAGGTGTTGTCTACCCTTAGCGATTATGACTATCCGGCTGTTATCTATGACAAAGCCCATTACAGTGACCAGGGTGATGTGCCAGATCGTCCACGAGACTATGCAGGCAGGGAATTCCGCTTACAAGGCAGTGGGATACATTATCTCCCTGACTTTGATCCCACCGGCCGGTCACCTGCGATGCTTGGCGAACAAACTTCGATACTAAGAGATAgacaagagcaagagcaAATTGACCAGCATCTCAGGGAGTCTTGTACCTCTAGAGTGTGGGAGTTCGCCCCCGTGCCGCCAAGCCGCTCCGAAGTTATACAGTGGTTCGAGAGCAGACAACAAGAACCGAAGGCTGAAACTGTGCAGCCAGAGAGGCATTTACACGAACCGAACACAAAGCTTAACGTCCTCTCACAGATCGAGGGCCCAACGCAAAAGAACGAATATGGATTTAAGTATTCACAGAAAGGAAGGTCTACTAGTGTCGAACATCAGACCCAGTATATGAGCATAATGAGCTTAGAGGTTCATGTTAATACGCGTGGAGTACTTGCCCCAAACccagaagaggatgagataTCCTGCATCTCTTGGTGTATACAGTCAGATGACGAGGATCTCGACGTTAATAGTCACCTTTCGGGTGTCCGTGTTGGTATGGTATTTCAGGGTGAATATGACAAACCCGAAGAAACGCTTTCTAAGGCTTTGAGAATCGACTTGGAACATGAGCCAACGGAGCTGGACTTGATTAACAGACTAGTGGATCTTGTTAGACTGTATGACCCAGACATTATCACCGGGTATGAAGTTCACAACGGCTCTTGGGGATACGTGATTGAGAGAGCTAGAAAGAAGTATGATTTTGACATATGTGACGAACTATCGAGAGTGAAGTCACAGGCGCACGGCAGGTTTGGTAAGGATGCTGACCGATGGGGATTCAACCACACATCTTCCATTCGAGTAAGCGGACGACATATGATCAATATCTGGCGAGCCATGAGGAGTGAGCTGAACCTGCTTCAATATAGCATGGAGAACGTCGTATTCCACCTATTGCATCGACGAATACCTCATTACTCGTTTCGCGATCTCACTGAATGGTACCAGAGTGGAAAGCCTCGCGATCTAATGAAAGTCGTCGACTATTTCGTCTCTCGAGTGCAAATGAATCTTGAGATCCTAGAATCAAATGAGCTAGTACCGAGAATCAGTGAGCAGGCACGACTGCTAGGCATCGACTTCTACTCGGTGTTTTCTCGAGGTTCCCAGTTCAAAGTCGAGTCTTTGATGTTCCGGATTGCAAAACCCGAGAACTTCCTACTCGTTTCACCGAGCAAGAAACAAGTTGGCCAGCAAAATGCTCTCGAATGTCTTCCATTGGTAATGGAACCCCAGAGTGACTTCTATACCAGTCCCCTCATAGTCTTGGATTTCCAATCACTGTATCCTAGCATCATGATTGCCTATAATTACTGCTACTCGACCTTCCTGGGACGAGTACATCAATGGCGAGGCCGAGACAAGATGGGATTTACAGAATACCAAAGACAGCCACGACTGCTAGAACTATtcaaggacaagatcaacatcGCACCAAACGGCATGATGTACGCGAAGCCCGAAGTACGTAGATCGCTGCTCGCAAGGATGCTCGCCGAGATCCTCGAGACACGGGTCATGGTCAAGACCGGAATGAAGATGGACAAGGACGACAAGGCGCTGCAACGTCTTCTCAACAACAGACAACTCGCCCTCAAATTAATAGCGAACGTCACGTACGGCTACACATCAGCATCATTTTCAGGGCGAATGCCCTGTTCCGAAATAGCAGACAGCATCGTCCAATCGGGGCGAGAGACACTAGAAAAAGCCATTGCCCTGATCCATTCTGTAGAGCGCTGGGGCGCCGAGGTCGTATACGGAGACACAGACAGTCTCTTCGTCTACCTCAAAGGACGCACTCGCGACGAAGCCTTCGACATCGGCGAAGAAATCGCCAAAGCCGTAACAGAAACGAACCCCTCGCCAGTCAAACTCAAGTTCGAAAAAGTCTACCACCCATGCGTTCTTCTAGCCAAGAAACGCTACGTCGGCTTCAAATACGAGCACAGAGACCAGAAAGAACCCGAGTTCGACGCAAAGGGTATCGAAACAGTCCGCCGAGACGGCACACCAGCCGAGCagaagatcgaagaaaaggcccTGAAGCTCCTCTTCCGCACGGCAGATCTAAGCCAAGTGAAACGCTACTTCCAGAAACAGTGCACGAAGATCCTCCAAGGACGAGTCTCCATTCAAGACTTCTGCTTCGCTAGAGAAGTAAAGCTCGGCACATATAGCGAGCGAGGCCTACCTCCCCCGGGCGCCTTAATCAGCACCAAGAAAATGCTCGAAGATCCCCGTCTAGAGCCCCAGTATGGAGAACGAGTACCTTACGTCGTCGTAACAGGTGCTCCAGGTTCAAGGTTGATCGACCGCTGCGTACCACCCGAGACACTCCTACATGATGCACAATTAGAACTCGATGCCGAATACTACATTACTAAGAACATCATCCCGCCTCTAGAACGAATCTTCAACCTCGTGGGCGCCAACGTCCGCCAGTGGTATGATGAAATGCCCAAAGTGCAACGTATTCGCCGGGTAGAAGGAACGGTAACTTCTACCGGCAAGGACGCCAGAAAGACTACCCTTGAATCATATATGAAATCTTCAACCTGTATCGTCTGCAAAGCCAAGCTGGATGATACTGATGTTCCGGTCTGTGCTGAGTGCATACGACAGCCGCATATCTCTTTGCTTGATTTGGTTACTCGCCAACGACATGCGGAGAAGAGCGTTTCTGATCTTCTGCGTGTTTGCCGGTCTTGTATGGGTGTTCCGTTTGGTGATGAGGTGAAGTGTGATAGCAAGGATTGTCCTGTTTTCTATTCGAGGACTAGATATGTGGCTAATTGGAGGCATACTAAGGCCGTTTTGGACCCCGTGATCAAGTTATTGCAGGATAAGAGTGAGAGTGAGCTAGAATGGTAGAGTAGGGGTAGATGACTGTTATTGCGCAACCTATCAAGAAACGAGGCGTTGGTCACTAGAGGGAAGTTTTGGTGTTTATCTATGAGGATTCCCTGGGAACCGGTGGTATGGGTAATGTAGTCATAAGATCGTGTTTGTTAATTTGCTCAATTACTGTGTATTATCATCCTCCTATGGTACGATAGTTCATATTGACGATGGTTCcagcaatatcaatatctcaCCCGAATGCAACAGAAGTCGCCAGTCTTTCTTCACGTGCGCAACTATGCTTCTCACTCTTTTTAGAACCCTAGCAGTTCGTTTAGCTTATCAAGAGCAGTAGGCTTGAgatcgtcctcctcctcgactaTTTCAACCCATTTCTCGCTTACAACTTCGTTGAATGTGCTATTGGACACGTCCGCACTTTGAACAACACACCCACCGCCAGTGCTGCCACCGCTGGGACTGCCGCTGCGCTGTATGGTGtcaacagccatggcaggAGTGGTAGTATCCATACTCTGTATGACGCACCCACCACCAATACTACCGTTGCAACTCGGAGACTGACTGTACTTGGGGATATCACTGAAGTCCAGCAAGCTTAAATCTGCTTCGATAGGAACGTCTGACAGCGCCGCATCAGTGGACGAAGCCAGCTCATGTGGCCCAGAGGTTGAGAGCCCAAAATCAAGAAGTTGCTCCAAAGACTCGACATTATCACTGAAGCTCAGAGGCATAGAGGCAGCTGGGACTATACTACAACGACaggggaggggagaggtAGGGTCCAGGTCATCAGTGAACAGACCAAAGGGGTCGTTATCGACAACAGGGATGCCTCCCGGGACTTCAAAATGCCCCAGCGCAATCTTCCCTAGGATATGTGGGAAAATCCATGGGAAGCTGATCAGAGGCAACTGATCTATTTTGGGCGTTGGTTTATGGAAGAATTTATTGCCTGTCGTCGAGTTTTCAGCACGGTACTTATTAAGCGCATCGGACATCTCCTCGTTGGTGACGCGGTACATAGCGAGGGCTAGAGGGGCAAGCTGGTCAAAATTGCGGCCTCCGACCTTCTCGTAGCATTGTTTTTTGAATGTATCGCGGAGTGTAGCGGAGATTGCACCTATCTCTTCATGAAATTTATAATCCTTGCTTGTGTTGGCGTGGCCGAGGACAAATGTAGACCAGATTTCGAATTCCGTTTTGATCTCGTGCTGTGCCATAATTCGGCGCATTGCGTCATCATATTGTCCTTTGAGGTTCTTCGCGAATGTGAGTAGGTCATCCGGGACCTCAATCTCACAGTTAAGGAGCCGCTTGTCAAAGGGCATTTCGAGGCTGGGGACGAAGTCAATTCGCTCAACAGCGTCATACAGCTGGCCCAGGATTTTGTTTGAGTGGTAGATCCTGTCTTTGGGCTTGTTGAATTTCTCCATGAAGTGTGGCCACTTACGAGGCTCAAGGTTGCGTGTCAATATGGCCGGGATGCCTGTCTTGTTGTAATCGACTGCGTCGGAATGTAGCTGGGCTAGCCGGATGCACTTCTCTTCGTTGAcaccatcttcgaggaagtCAGCCAAGGCAAGATGGGCATGGGCAATCCTAGGAAGAAAATCATTCTTCATGTATGTGACAAAGAAGGAGGTTATGTCGTTGACTGTCACATCCCTATCAAGGTCCTGAGCTTTGTTGCTAGTATACTTCATAGGCTCACGAAACCAGTCCTTGGGCAATAGGTCCTGATCCCAGATGACGATGTAATCATCGCCATCCAAATCTCCGCCTGAGCACATGCTTGCTATATCTCGATCGCCCGTCTGCGGCAAGACAACCACGTCTTGAAGATGGCGCAACTGGGGAACATTGACTGCTCTCACGACACGGATGTCACCCGGGTGGAGGGAAGGGTTACGGGCAAGGATACAGACCCCTTCAATTACCTCAGACTTTTTGTCGGCTTCCGGGCGAGATACCTGGACAAAGATTTCAGGCAGGGCAGCAGTCTTTTCTTCGACTGAAGCGTCATTGCCCGGAACCTTATCGTGAAAGTACCCCTGGAGAAGCCCTGTTTCATCCATGCAACCCAAAAGACATGCCCCTTGGTCGACAGCAATCCTGgccttctctttcaaatATTTAAGATGCCATGCCCTCCACAGTGTTAGAACAGAGGTCAAGAAAGGCTCTTTCGATCTCCTGAAACCATCGAGGACCATTTGACTGATTGTGAGGGTCATCTGATTTGGATCTACATATTTCTTGAGCCAGTAGATAGCCTGTGGATCGCTCTCCAATGCTTGATCGAGTCCCTGTAGCATGGTGTGGAGTTTTGCATGGAATACTTGGTCCGGAATACCTAGCGTTGACAACACGATGATGAGCTGTCGATTCAGCGTGGCCATAGAGAATTGAGACCAGCGAACGATTTCCAACCCGTTGTGGATAGCTGCAAATTTGAACTGGCTCTTTCGAATGTGTACTTCTTGGCGCTGGGCCTCGGAGGAGACAGCGAGCATTCCCTTACAGCCGCCCAAACGGAACTGAAATGCAGAGGGAGGCTCTCCGGTTGGTGTTTTAATCTTGAGTTCCGACATAGACATTTGAGCAAGAAACCGCGAGATCCTCCCGACACCATCGGAGAAGTTATACCCGTTACGTTCGACGTCCTCGATCTTAACTACGTCTACTGGACAACCAGCAATGGCCCGGGTCGTCGAGAAGCATTGCCCCAACCTTGCAGCATGCTTAGCAACATTACGTATGCTGTTGAAGTGTCCCATCCAGGCACGGATATTGGCAGCTGTAAGATTTGGTAAAGGAGCGAAGAAGTAGGCACCATGCTCACGGAATTGGGAATTACCAAACGCGAGGAATTCGTAGCGCCTATCGCCAATCACAATACCGTTGGTCAATGCTCTCTTAATGCGAGTAAATATTTCGTCCATTGTACTGTCAGTCGTGGAATTGATTCGACCTAGCAGCTTCTCGTCCGTAAATCGTACTCGAAGGAAGCGATCTGCATGCTCGATAAAGCGTCTGATGACGCGGTTGGAGATGTCCACTGTTGGCGTGTTGTAATAGATGGTGCTTGGTGTGATTCTGGCTGAATGCATATAACAGCAGTAAGGGGGGATCTTCGCTTGAGTCACCCCTTTGATGAACTTCAGGTCGAAGATCTTCATCGGGTCATAATACACCTGCTTCTTCGCGGACACATGCTCCAAGAGCTTCACCGCTTGCGTCTCTCCGAGTTCAGACAGTTTGACAGCAAATTCGCGGGTCATCGTGAACTCGGAAAGATACCCGTTCGAGATACACACCTCAAGTTGGTAGCGGACCTGAAAGGGCAAATGAACAAAGTTATGGTCGAAGAGATCTTCCAACGAACAtgccttccttggtggtTGGGAGTCAGACAAATCAATCCACTTCCAAATGGGCGGATTCATCTCCACGTTCGTGTCCCACTGGGTAAACCGATCTGTGTCTTGAAACGTGACGTTGTAGTCTTTGAGAATATCGCACAAAAGCGTCAGCTTCCCTTTGAAATCAGCATCTCTAGGATACGTTATCTTGAAGGTGTTCCAACGACCTACAAAATTAATCAACACTAGTCCTGTGTAACAGTCGTAAGGGTAGACACTCACCTATGTCTATCACagcctttgcctttttcAGACCGATAGGAAGGTAAGGTAACTCTAACGCATTGCGGACTATATATGTCTGCCGGTACCAGGTCTCCGACTCTCTCCATGTATTGTTTTCCTCTGAATGAGTTACATCAATATTGTTGATGCGACGATGATAAAGTGGAGGCGAGTCTAGCACTATGAAATGCGATATATCTCCTGTTACGGTATCTCGCACCTGGAAGATCCAACTTAGTTGGACGAAGGGGATCTTCAGGCGATATTCCTGAAGCATACCGCTGGCTGGAGTGGGTTTATAGCCCGGGGTGAAGATGGGAAGCTGGAAGTACACGAACAGAGCTTTTTGCTTCAGATTAAGCACTAGTCGGGAGCTCTCATTCTCGCCAGAGCCGACAGAACGCATTGGAAGCATCGTTGTCTCACTGAGCAGTACACCTATATCCATAGACAGGATTGGCAATTTCTACATAGAAAGTCAGAGCCCCGAAAAGTCGATCCATGAAGCATTACACTTACGACTTCAACTGGGTATGAGACGCCAGAACGGACCGGACTAGCGATCTGAGGTTCTTCACGATTCAAGTCAAGTCCAATGTTGATGACTGACGTTCGACCGTTGGGAAGCTTGATGGTGTATAATCCCTTCCTCCAAAAATCTGTTTTAGGAGGTGGTCTGTCGAGATGTGAGAACAATTAGTAGTTGTATAGTGAGAGTTCAGTGAGTCTTACTTGAAGCGGATTTTCCCTCTAGAGTCTCTGTTGCCATGAGAGTCCTCGAATAGATCAATAGAAGAGACATAGCCCTCGCTCGAGAATGTTTGCCAAAGGATACGTGTGTTAATTTCCCTCGGAAGGTTGAATAGGTTCACAGCTACAGTATCCCAGAATGTCCATGGAGCCAGCAATAACTGGGCCGGCTGTTGTTGCAGCCGAGATGAATTCTGAGGCTGACGTGAGGTACCTTGACCGGGGCGGCCAAAGTCTCTCGAGCGGTTACCACGACGATTATGTGACATGGTGGTCAATGATCGCGATGATCGACGGTTGAAAGCGGAAGatgaggtggaagaggatgaaagagagggagaatgTGAACGTGAATGAAGGAAAGGGTCAGTTGTGTTGTGAAGGCAGCTCTCACTAGTGGTAAGGGCACGATGGGGACTGACACCAGTCTGGTATGTTGCAGTGGAAGAGCTTCTGTCCTCACTGCCCTTGTTAGTACTGGAGGAAGTCTGAGAGGAAGGCCCCAGCGTTGAAGACCGCTTGTGgtgcttctttccctttctaGATCTTTGCTTCCTAGATCCTCTCCCATGTTCACGTTCACTCAACTGAGGTTTTTCAGTTGCTCTTTGCATTTCTGCAATTTTTTGTTGTTGCCCGTGATCAGTATTTCCCTAGCAGTCCCTTCCCAAATCTACTTCACTTGTGTGGAAGGAAAGAGTAGATTATATGAGGTAAAGAAACACACTACTAAGATCAATGATatccaaagaaaacagggacaaaagaaaatgcaTCCCATCCACGCAGTGAACAAAGAACCCCCTACATCTTTAAATAACTCTACTTATTGTTGTACCATGATAATGCAGCCATTCTAATAGGGAGTTGACATGGCCCAAAGACCTTGATAACCCAGGAGGTTCGAACTTTTGACCTGTCGACTTTACAAGTTACTCGTGGAGGTCTGTACGTTTGCAAGTTGAATTACAGCCTGAAGTGAATTAATTTTACACCATAAGTGGGATATCAAAAGACTAGAACCTTTTCAAGCTGCTACTTCACATaatggatgttgttgtagatGTGATCTTTGTAGAAAGCAGCAACCTGTGATCACTGTCTTAATTTATTATGGACGAGAAAGTATTCTAAAAAATAACCTAAACAAAGCATGCCGATTTTAGTGTATCATTATTCATCAAAATTTCATCAGAAAGATAGACCCATCAGCATCAGATCTCGGGCTGAGGGTTGTGCTCATCAGTTGCctgggaaagagaagtgctggtgaaaagaaaatccttCGAAAATTCCAGATCCATATCCAGGTTTACATCCTGGAGGTGGTTCTCATTAGCACCACCGTAAGATTGGACGTCTTTGAACGATCCCCGTCGGTTAGAAATTgacttgttgttttcttgtgAACTGGGCTGGCTATTCTGATCTGTGTCTCCTAGCACCGTTCGGTCACGCGACTGCCTAGTACCACCTCTACGGTAAACTGGATGTCTCGCCTTGTTTTCGGTGCTCTCGTGGGACTCTGCTGGTAACTCGGCCACAGGGAAAGCGGTGATCCTAGATCTCTTCGGACTACGCCCGCCAAACTGGGACGTATCTGTCTCAAAAGACTGAGCAAGAATAATATCGGCTTGCGGCTGCGAACATTCATCCTCGGGATGCGTTTGTTGTTGTGTCACTGCCGCTTGCGACGGTCCCAGCGAAGATCTTGACCGCGATTGTCTGCCTGAGGTTGTCGTATTTGTAGTGTCGGGTTTCCAACCCATCACAGCCATTAGTCGGGTGATATGTTGCTGGGCCTCGGAAAATTCACGTGCTTTAGCTGCTCGCTCATCTCGTAGATGTTGCACCTATATCATAACCAGAGTTAACCGAAGGAGTAAAAACAATaggaagataaagaaacaaataaTCTAATAAAGCTCAAGAGGCATTCTTCTCCGtaccttcttttccaggtaCTGtatcctcttctcttttgtctGCAGCTCCCTACAGGCAGTAGAGGCAGCAGCCTGCATAGTAGCCTGTAACGTTgcgatctcctccttttgCTTTGTGCCCTACATGTCAAGTTAGAACAGTGCTCGAAATAAAACTATAATTCGAACGCCTTACCTCTGCAGCACTTGCAGACAATTGTACCTCGAATTGCTCCGTAAGAGTAGCTAACTCTCTTTTGAAATTCAGTTCAGCTTCACGGAGGGCGGATCTGATATTATCGGATTCCGAAACCTCTTCGTTTAACTGTAGGCCAGGTTCAGCAGCTTGTCAATAGATCCAGATAGTCTCGATGTATCCTACCTTGCTTTGTAAGGTTTCCATCAAGGTCTCTATATCTTCCTTGGCAGCCTGCAGTCGAGcgacctcctcatcctttcccGTTAGCAGTAACCGATATTCCTCTATGCATTCACGAAGCTTTGCCATGTCTTGCTCAAACATTGCATTTTGTTCAATAGCGGcgtctctctctttcgaCCTAGCGTCAAGCATCTGCTGTAGCCGGccactctcttccctttGTCGATGGGCATCTTCCTGTAACTGTTCTAGCTGCTCCTCTTTTTCTGCTACCGAGGCAATCAAATCCAGCTCTCTGGTTCTTGCGTTTTCTCGGTCCCGGTTGGCGGCCTCTTGGGAGTCGCGCCGTTGATCCTCTAGCTCTCCTCGTGCCGCATCAAGGCTTACTGTTAACTCCTCAATACGAGCAGATGCAGCTTCGGCATGAACTTCGAGACGAGACATGTTTTGTTGAAGCTCATCAATTGTTCTGGATGCTTGCTGCAACTGTAATCTCAGCTCGTCATTGTGTTTTTTCGCTTCCTGTGCTTCGAGCGATATCTTGCgtcgctcttcttcgacggCCCTTAAGGGAGCCTCAATACTGCCACAACGGCGTTCCAGATCATGGCATATTTCCTCAACTTTTTGCATCATGCTATCATGTGATGTGCGTGCGCTTAACATAAGGGTCTCTGATAATCCAGCTCTCCAGTCATTCCTTGAGTTAGGACGTTCATCATGGATCGTCAGAAATGAGACTGTTCCCCTAAGTTTGAGAGGCTTAATTTCGGAGTATGAACAGGTATTGTGGCATATCAGATTCCTGGCTTTGAACATAAACGCCCGAAAAGAATCGATGTGGGTCAAGTGGGAAGCGCCTTGATCTAGACTTGGTGAAAGCGAAGCCTGAAAATATAATGAGAATAGGTCGTAGAGCAATTCATTCTCTGACTCTGAAACGAATGTGTAGCATATAGTGGAGTTCTGGCATGATGGTAAGTAAGGCCGTCTTGGAAAGCTTTCGATTAGCTCATCGATGGATCCCTTAAGCCGGGTTAAAGTAGCCTCTGCTGCAGTAGTGCCAAAACCCTGTGAGACCACATTCTGTAACCCGATCACAAGTGATTGTGCCACGCGGATAGTATCCACATTAGCAGCATCTGCGGAGTGCCTGGTGCTTAATGTGGCAATCACATAATCCATGATCCTACACATCGCAGTCTGCCCCGGACAAAGCTTAAAGCACTTAGTATTGTTTTCTATAGGCGCATTGTTTTGACTTACCACATTCGCCTCTGCCAACCGTGAAATATATTCCTGAGGCAGTGCTGCTAGTATGCGTGTGCTGTTCTCTGACAAGAGCCAGTGCAAAGCAACTTCAGGTAATCCAGACGGCAAGGTGGCCGTTGGGAGGAGATAAACCAAGAACGTTATACCCTACAAGGATTGTTAATTGTGAGCGGTCCTCGATAATTTCTTGTTGTGTCTCGAATCATACCAGCATCTGCACTTCAGGATCGATATTATCCCTCGTGACTTTCTCGCAAAGCTTCGCAATCTTGGACGAGTTGCTCTGTATCCAAGACTCTCGCTGACTTCCCTCCACGGTCGCGCATATCTCAATTCCTAGTTTGATACTTTCCGCGGCCTGATCGGTCATCAGACTTTGGCAGCTCGTTGAGCAAGCAAGTATTACCCGCAGAACAACGAGATCTAACGTTTTCAGGCCGCGCTTTGCACCAAAGAAATGCCTAATGTTCTGTAACCAGCCAGGGACTTGCTGTGCGCTCTCATCGCCTCTAGGTACTCTCTGAGAAGATGCGATACGAGCAAAGGTAGCGAGGCAGAGGAGGTTGCCCATATGATCGTCCAGATTGCGTAGCGTTTTAGTGAGCTCTATTTGGAGGCTAGACATGATCTCCGGTGGGATGCCGTGGAGAACTCTCGGTGAGGACTGCAAGCCGGTCATGATCTTGTAAATGGGAAGGATCTTTTCCGCGCAGGGATTGTCCTCTGTTGTGCTGATTAGTTGCTTGAGGAAGGGCGCAAGCCGCGCGGGTGGGATAAAACCAGCCCGGAGAGGAGACGATAAGATTGCGGTGCAAACGGGTATATACTACACCAGTCAGCTTATTGAAAGTGAAATGTGCAAAGGTCCCatctgattgattggttATCAATTCATGAGATTCAAAGGGTGACTGACCTCGgtaccatcatcttccatagCCTTCTGGAGGAACTGGTCCAGGATACATGGATAACGCTCCAGTAAGCTGTCGCGAAAAGCAGATAGTGATGCTACGAGGTGTTAGCATGCTTCTGGTAAGTAAAACACATATGAACCTCTTACTGAATATGCTAATCAAATGCAAAGCGAAGCTGGAGCGAGACAGGCCGTCTACCAAAGCATCAACCAGAGCCCCTACCTGGCACGGCTTATGGGAAGCCCAGGAGCGGAGTGACACATTAGGTGTATG is a window from the Aspergillus oryzae RIB40 DNA, chromosome 6 genome containing:
- a CDS encoding uncharacterized protein (RNA-directed RNA polymerase QDE-1 required for posttranscriptional gene silencing and RNA interference), whose product is MQRATEKPQLSEREHGRGSRKQRSRKGKKHHKRSSTLGPSSQTSSSTNKGSEDRSSSTATYQTGVSPHRALTTSTSRQPQNSSRLQQQPAQLLLAPWTFWDTVAVNLFNLPREINTRILWQTFSSEGYVSSIDLFEDSHGNRDSRGKIRFKPPPKTDFWRKGLYTIKLPNGRTSVINIGLDLNREEPQIASPVRSGVSYPVEVKLPILSMDIGVLLSETTMLPMRSVGSGENESSRLVLNLKQKALFVYFQLPIFTPGYKPTPASGMLQEYRLKIPFVQLSWIFQVRDTVTGDISHFIVLDSPPLYHRRINNIDVTHSEENNTWRESETWYRQTYIVRNALELPYLPIGLKKAKAVIDIGRWNTFKITYPRDADFKGKLTLLCDILKDYNVTFQDTDRFTQWDTNVEMNPPIWKWIDLSDSQPPRKACSLEDLFDHNFVHLPFQVRYQLEVCISNGYLSEFTMTREFAVKLSELGETQAVKLLEHVSAKKQVYYDPMKIFDLKFIKGVTQAKIPPYCCYMHSARITPSTIYYNTPTVDISNRVIRRFIEHADRFLRVRFTDEKLLGRINSTTDSTMDEIFTRIKRALTNGIVIGDRRYEFLAFGNSQFREHGAYFFAPLPNLTAANIRAWMGHFNSIRNVAKHAARLGQCFSTTRAIAGCPVDVVKIEDVERNGYNFSDGVGRISRFLAQMSMSELKIKTPTGEPPSAFQFRLGGCKGMLAVSSEAQRQEVHIRKSQFKFAAIHNGLEIVRWSQFSMATLNRQLIIVLSTLGIPDQVFHAKLHTMLQGLDQALESDPQAIYWLKKYVDPNQMTLTISQMVLDGFRRSKEPFLTSVLTLWRAWHLKYLKEKARIAVDQGACLLGCMDETGLLQGYFHDKVPGNDASVEEKTAALPEIFVQVSRPEADKKSEVIEGVCILARNPSLHPGDIRVVRAVNVPQLRHLQDVVVLPQTGDRDIASMCSGGDLDGDDYIVIWDQDLLPKDWFREPMKYTSNKAQDLDRDVTVNDITSFFVTYMKNDFLPRIAHAHLALADFLEDGVNEEKCIRLAQLHSDAVDYNKTGIPAILTRNLEPRKWPHFMEKFNKPKDRIYHSNKILGQLYDAVERIDFVPSLEMPFDKRLLNCEIEVPDDLLTFAKNLKGQYDDAMRRIMAQHEIKTEFEIWSTFVLGHANTSKDYKFHEEIGAISATLRDTFKKQCYEKVGGRNFDQLAPLALAMYRVTNEEMSDALNKYRAENSTTGNKFFHKPTPKIDQLPLISFPWIFPHILGKIALGHFEVPGGIPVVDNDPFGLFTDDLDPTSPLPCRCSIVPAASMPLSFSDNVESLEQLLDFGLSTSGPHELASSTDAALSDVPIEADLSLLDFSDIPKYSQSPSCNGSIGGGCVIQSMDTTTPAMAVDTIQRSGSPSGGSTGGGCVVQSADVSNSTFNEVVSEKWVEIVEEEDDLKPTALDKLNELLGF
- a CDS encoding uncharacterized protein (predicted protein), with the protein product MTGLQSSPRVLHGIPPEIMSSLQIELTKTLRNLDDHMGNLLCLATFARIASSQRVPRGDESAQQVPGWLQNIRHFFGAKRGLKTLDLVVLRVILACSTSCQSLMTDQAAESIKLGIEICATVEGSQRESWIQSNSSKIAKLCEKVTRDNIDPEVQMLGITFLVYLLPTATLPSGLPEVALHWLLSENSTRILAALPQEYISRLAEANVVSQNNAPIENNTKCFKLCPGQTAMCRIMDYVIATLSTRHSADAANVDTIRVAQSLVIGLQNVVSQGFGTTAAEATLTRLKGSIDELIESFPRRPYLPSCQNSTICYTFVSESENELLYDLFSLYFQASLSPSLDQGASHLTHIDSFRAFMFKARNLICHNTCSYSEIKPLKLRGTVSFLTIHDERPNSRNDWRAGLSETLMLSARTSHDSMMQKVEEICHDLERRCGSIEAPLRAVEEERRKISLEAQEAKKHNDELRLQLQQASRTIDELQQNMSRLEVHAEAASARIEELTVSLDAARGELEDQRRDSQEAANRDRENARTRELDLIASVAEKEEQLEQLQEDAHRQREESGRLQQMLDARSKERDAAIEQNAMFEQDMAKLRECIEEYRLLLTGKDEEVARLQAAKEDIETLMETLQSKLNEEVSESDNIRSALREAELNFKRELATLTEQFEVQLSASAAEGTKQKEEIATLQATMQAAASTACRELQTKEKRIQYLEKKVQHLRDERAAKAREFSEAQQHITRLMAVMGWKPDTTNTTTSGRQSRSRSSLGPSQAAVTQQQTHPEDECSQPQADIILAQSFETDTSQFGGRSPKRSRITAFPVAELPAESHESTENKARHPVYRRGGTRQSRDRTVLGDTDQNSQPSSQENNKSISNRRGSFKDVQSYGGANENHLQDVNLDMDLEFSKDFLFTSTSLSQATDEHNPQPEI